One window from the genome of Gambusia affinis linkage group LG14, SWU_Gaff_1.0, whole genome shotgun sequence encodes:
- the LOC122843430 gene encoding homocysteine-responsive endoplasmic reticulum-resident ubiquitin-like domain member 2 protein translates to MDQGVVDSPVILVIKAPNQKYDDQTINCYQNWTVEKLKAHLSDVYPSKPSSKDQRLVYSGKLLLDHLTLKDVLRKQDEYHMLHLVCASRTPPSSPKPPRSRGNKPQESAAGPTVSQSSNSAGQEAAGESSDWLRQQAGAFPYHHMYSQFMHSWNHQMTTAPINTPSYYAPMTLIWWQQLYARQYYMHYQLLAASSQLLRPDQPSAQSSQSDPLSQRPQAGRHGNPEVQMNAQGGEILNEEELNRDWLDWVYTFSRAAILLSIVYFYSSFSRFVMVMMAMLVLYLHQAGWFPFNLENDLQLPGDRPNQEEMEAELQNQDLQEVDGVNDDASDDDGESGEEGAEDPNSAPNAGFLSSTWSFIITFFMSLIPEGPQNVAN, encoded by the exons ATGGATCAAGGTGTTGTCGACAGTCCTGTCATCCTCGTTATCAAGGCACCGAACCAGAAGTACGATGACCAGACAATCAACTGCTACCAGAACTGGACCGTGGAAAAGCTCAAAGCCCACTTGTCTGACGTGTACCCTAGCAAACca aGCTCCAAAGACCAGAGGCTGGTTTATTCTGGGAAACTGCTTCTGGATCACCTCACCTTAAAAGATGTCCTTCGGAAG CAGGATGAGTACCATATGCTCCATCTGGTGTGTGCCTCCAGAACCCCTCCCAGCTCCCCGAAGCCGCCCCGCAGCCGCGGTAACAAGCCTCAGGAGAGCGCTGCCGGTCCCACG GTCTCTCAGAGTTCTAATAGTGCTGGTCAGGAGGCTGCAGGAGAGAGCAGCGATTGGCTGAGACAGCAGGCTGGAGCCTTCCCCTACCACCACATGTATTCACAATTTATGCATAG cTGGAATCATCAAATGACAACAGCCCCCATAAACACACCTTCCTACTACGCCCCCATGACTTTGATATGGTGGCAGCAGCTGTATGCAAGACAGTACTATATGCACTA CCAGTTACTGGCTGCTTCCTCTCAGCTCCTGCGACCCGACCAGCCCTCCGCTCAGTCCAGCCAGTCCGACCCTCTGAGCCAACGGCCGCAGGCAGGTCGCCACGGAAACCCGGAAGTCCAGATGAACGCTCAGGGAGGGGAGATCCTGAACGAGGAGGAGCTCAACAGGGATTGGCTGGACTGGGTGTACACGTTTTCTCGCGCTGCCATCTTGCTCAGTATAGTCTACTTCTACTCCTCCTTCAGCCGTTTTGTCATGGTGATGATGGCCATGCTGGTGCTCTATCT CCACCAGGCCGGCTGGTTTCCCTTCAACCTGGAAAACGATCTGCAGCTCCCTGGAGACCGGCCCAATCAGGAAGAAATGGAGGCAGAACTACAAAACCAGGACTTGCAGGAAGTG GACGGAGTGAACGATGACGCCTCAGACGACGACGGGGAGAGCGGAGAGGAAGGAGCGGAGGATCCCAACAGCGCCCCTAACGCCGGCTTCTTGTCCTCCACATGGTCCTTCATCATTACGTTCTTCATGTCGCTAATCCCCGAAGGGCCACAGAACGTTGCTAACTGA